A genomic region of Zea mays cultivar B73 chromosome 6, Zm-B73-REFERENCE-NAM-5.0, whole genome shotgun sequence contains the following coding sequences:
- the LOC103653288 gene encoding uncharacterized protein, translating into MAPGKRSAWTSRKPEEPMPTDYEKIRAMNMMKNNQLFQRLGLGQLKSLVTATAANNKDDSPQQSESLYDGENTDNSNEEESQCRNNGRANLSNDGDQISTKVTRGNKRIMAPVQERTIRVTRQRIAEINQENSHNLSVHKQLSSCPTTNHDSIETLVVPTQPSANTTIDNNPTHNIDNAIEPNSLIQEESDNHNAVEGTIDIIPRRKSMGKQLESLSRGLGMKIPIQITEGSKRPEPPIQAAKFASEGGITLRQHIPIFHHWKEYKRKENEPTIKNYIGKVTAQFTMDNDSKAVEDACLDMLKVGQRQMRYRLKQKYFNGIHANQVRSTSPISSMSDEDWRKLVEKWSTPKHKDSCMKNKLNREKVQYQQCTGSQSYIAKAYLLKQEKYKDAEPSAIDLFKDMHCSKKKGFSENVKKAIVDMEAMVTTPVEDGQQQKSPMEVVSEVLGGSSLFLHNFGLQDNSKKSSTTTVSAKVQELQNQLESERLEKDGLREEVETLKAQAQASKETMDNMKRSMEENNSLLHQLLSFNRSQAPPS; encoded by the exons ATGGCTCCAGGGAAGAGGTCCGCATGGACCTCACGGAAACCCGAAG AACCTATGCCAACTGATTACGAGAAAATAAGGGCTATGAATATGATGAAGAACAATCAATTGTTTCAACGGCTAGGCCTTGGACAACTGAAATCACTGGTGACTGCTACAGCTGCAAACAACAAAGACGACTCTCCTCAGCAATCAGAGAGTTTATATGATGGTGAAAACACTGACAATTCTAATGAAGAG GAATCCCAATGTCGTAACAATGGTCGTGCCAACTTATCCAATGATGGTGATCAGATCTCAACAAAAGTAACAAGAGGAAATAAAAGAATTATGGCACCTGTGCAGGAGCGAACAATTAGAGTCACCAGGCAAAGAATTGCTGAAATAAACCAAGAAAATAGCCACAACCTGTCTGTTCATAAACAACTCAGTTCATGTCCTACTACAAACCATGATTCGATCGAAACTCTTGTTGTTCCTACACAACCTAGTGCAAATACCACCATAGACAATAACCCAACACATAACATAGATAATGCTATAGAGCCTAATTCTCTGATACAGGAGGAGAGTGATAACCACAATGCAGTTGAAg GAACAATAGATATCATACCAAGGAGAAAAAGTATGGGCAAACAACTTGAATCGTTAAGCAGAGGACTAGGAATGAAGATTCCAATCCAAATTACTGAAGGGAGCAAGAGGCCGGAGCCACCCATTCAAGCTGCTAAGTTTGCATCAGAGGGGGGAATCACATTGCGGCAGCACATTCCAATATTTCACCACTGGAAGGAGTACAAGAGGAAAGAGAATGAACCTACAATAAAAAACTATATTGGAAAAGTTACT GCTCAATTCACCATGGACAATGATAGCAAGGCAGTGGAAGATGCTTGTCTAGATATGCTAAAGGTTGGACAACGCCAAATGAGGTATAGACTAAAACAAAAGTATTTCAATGGGATACATGCTAATCAAGTGAGGAGTACATCGCCTATTTCAAGCATGTCTGATGAGGACTGGAGAAAGTTGGTGGAGAAGTGGTCTACCCCAAAACACAAG GATAGTTGTATGAAGAATAAACTTAATCGTGAAAAAGTACAGTATCAACAATGCACAGGATCCCAAtcatatattgcaaaagcttattTACTG AAACAAGAGAAATATAAGGATGCTGAACCGAGTGCAATAGATCTTTTCAAGGATATGCATTGCAGCAAGAAGAAAGGTTTTTCTGAAAATGTAAAGAAAGCAATT GTTGACATGGAAGCAATGGTGACAACACCAGTTGAGGATGGACAACAACAGAAGTCTCCTATGGAAGTTGTTTCTGAAGTGCTAGGGGGTTCTAGTTTATTTCTACATAATTTTGGTCTGCAAGATAACTCCAAGAAAAGCTCCACAACAACTGTTTCTGCAAAGGTTCAAGAACTTCAGAATCAATTGGAGTCTGAGAGGCTAGAAAAAGATGGACTTCGGGAAGAAGTAGAAACCTTAAAGGCTCAGGCACAGGCCTCAAAGGAAACCATGGACAATATGAAGAGATCGATGGAAGAAAATAACAGTCTCCTCCATCAACTGTTGAGCTTCAATCGAAGCCAAGCGCCCCCATCTTAA